A single region of the Ptychodera flava strain L36383 chromosome 9, AS_Pfla_20210202, whole genome shotgun sequence genome encodes:
- the LOC139140833 gene encoding CMP-N-acetylneuraminate-beta-galactosamide-alpha-2,3-sialyltransferase 4-like yields the protein MVFMFSKRTFFLIVLFSSLVLMFLYLNTPWLFQTSIITHLHWQNINKSDRYQYKEAVLTSSSVRNATGKTKNNEASKNTSTSRHKEATTVKTSTSSVNVTCQRGYVQDRVKRLIPGFDIHAHLFLEPGYRTWKEFERMKRTGYPYGMAGTGDIIDSVLKMLPAAGKRDRFGERDEVCRRCILVGSSGVSLGKNVGSQIDKYDVVIRMNDAKVENYEADVGKKTTFRFIYPESAAPVANRSVYETNTDIAFLVYKPNDIRWLEAVLKKEDPRKTDMKFGNSVPGVMTTPAKQVRLVSPRLHVEARDQFLSAKKRPSCGYVALVMALHYCDHVDITGYGFDPKVPVHYFKGRDQGMPKRGAHSWTDEEQHILQMLHCGIIEHDLTGHFAKEVKGWEHPSVNCTRR from the exons ATGGTGTTCATGTTCAGTAAGCGAACATTCTTTTTGATTGTACTGTTCTCTTCTTTGGTGCTGATGTTTCTGTACCTGAACACGCCATGGCTCTTTCAGACGTCGATCATCACACATTTACACTGGCAGAACATCAACAAGAGTGATAGATACCAGTACAAAGAAGCCGTGCTAACCAGCAGTTCCGTCAGGAACGCAACAGGCAAAACCAAAAATAATGA GGCGTCCAAGAATACCTCGACGTCCCGACATAAGGAAGCTACCACGGTTAAAACTTCGACATCTTCAGTCAATGTGACATGTCAACGGGGATATGTGCAGGACAGGGTAAAACGATTAATACCGGG ATTTGACATACATGCTCACCTTTTCCTGGAACCGGGGTACCGGACATGGAAAGAATTCGAAAGAATGAAAAGGACGGGCTATCCGTACGGAATGGCCGGTACTG GCGATATCATAGACAGTGTACTGAAAATGTTGCCGGCCGCTGGGAAACGAGACCGGTTTGG GGAAAGAGACGAAGTTTGTCGTCGTTGCATATTGGTTGGTAGTTCAGGGGTCAGCCTCGGAAAAAACGTCGGCAGCCAAATCGATAAATACGATGTTGTAATCAG AATGAACGATGCCAAGGTGGAGAACTATGAAGCAGATGTCGGGAAGAAGACAACATTTAGATTTATTTACCCCGAGAGCGCGGCACCTGTTGCAAATAGATCTGTGTATGAAACTAATACAGATATTGCATTTTTAGTTTACAAGCCGAACGACATCCGTTGGCTGGAAGCCGTGCTCAAAAAG GAGGACCCGAGAAAGACAGACATGAAGTTTGGGAACAGTGTGCCAGGGGTAATGACCACACCAGCCAAACAGGTCCGTTTAGTAAGTCCAAGACTCCATGTTGAGGCTCGTGACCAATTTTTGTCCGCCAAG AAAAGACCGTCATGTGGATACGTTGCTTTGGTAATGGCTTTACACTACTGCGACCACGTGGACATTACCGGTTATGGTTTTGATCCAAAAGTACCAGTTCACTATTTCAAAGGCAGAGATCAGGGGATGCCGAAGAGGGGCGCACACTCTTGGACTGATGAAGAGCAACATATTCTTCAAATGCTACACTGTGGTATAATTGAACATGACCTGACCGGGCACTTTGCCAAAGAAGTAAAAGGATGGGAACATCCTTCTGTTAACTGCACGAGGAGGTAG